A portion of the Parasedimentitalea marina genome contains these proteins:
- a CDS encoding metal-dependent hydrolase yields the protein MKIIWLGHGSFRIETGDKVLLIDPWLTGNPALPEDQHEAALAGATHILLTHVHFDHVVDVLPLAKKLDLTVVGQYDLMGYWAETEEIKTIGFNKGGTVDLGGVQVSMVKAEHSSTFSTPDGPRTGGSECGFMIKAEGHMIYHSGDTDIMADMGWMGEFYQPDIGILSAGGHFTMGMKGAAFAAKKYFDFKTVIPCHYKTFPILEQNAEVLIQGLPGVDVVEPVVMKAIEL from the coding sequence ATGAAAATAATCTGGCTGGGCCACGGCTCATTTCGCATTGAAACCGGCGACAAAGTGTTGCTGATCGACCCTTGGCTGACCGGCAACCCGGCCCTGCCCGAGGATCAACACGAGGCGGCTCTTGCAGGCGCCACTCACATCCTGTTGACCCATGTGCATTTCGACCATGTGGTGGATGTTCTGCCCCTAGCCAAAAAGCTGGATCTGACAGTGGTCGGACAATACGACCTGATGGGGTACTGGGCCGAAACCGAAGAGATCAAGACGATTGGCTTCAACAAGGGCGGTACCGTTGATCTGGGCGGGGTTCAGGTCTCTATGGTCAAAGCCGAGCATTCCTCGACCTTTTCGACCCCCGACGGGCCACGCACCGGCGGCAGCGAATGCGGGTTCATGATCAAAGCCGAGGGCCACATGATCTATCATTCCGGCGACACGGACATCATGGCCGACATGGGCTGGATGGGCGAATTCTATCAGCCGGACATCGGCATTCTAAGCGCCGGTGGCCATTTCACCATGGGCATGAAGGGCGCTGCCTTTGCCGCCAAAAAGTACTTTGACTTCAAGACAGTGATCCCCTGCCACTACAAAACCTTCCCGATCCTGGAGCAAAACGCCGAGGTGCTGATCCAGGGTCTTCCCGGTGTGGATGTGGTGGAACCCGTCGTGATGAAAGCGATTGAACTCTGA
- a CDS encoding M24 family metallopeptidase, producing MPATDFSSAEYAARLRKTRAGMALQGIETLIVADPSNMAWLTGYDGWSFYVPQVVILHSSGSPLWWGRTQDKSGAAQTTWLQDSDLYDWPEEHIQHPDHHPYAALVDLLRQRGWTSGLGVEMDNYYYSAASHRVLEQAFGRDEIADATGLVNWQRAVKSEAELAMMRKAGQLTAQMHAVLRDGFRPGVAKNQLVADVQAAGIAGLPGLAGDYPAIAPIAPSGLEASAAHITWNDRQLALGEATYFEVSGCYHRYHCPASRSLYLGEPPADIRRAETAVLTAIEDTLATARPGVTCEDVAACVYESFAKAGYVKANRTGYPVGLSYPPDWGERTMSLRPGDTTRLQAGMTFHLMPGLWTADWGLAITETFVVTPEGGKALADIPRELVVKST from the coding sequence ATGCCTGCTACAGATTTTTCATCAGCCGAATATGCGGCCCGCCTGCGCAAAACCCGCGCAGGCATGGCCTTACAGGGCATTGAAACGCTGATCGTTGCTGATCCATCGAACATGGCATGGTTGACCGGATATGACGGCTGGAGCTTCTATGTGCCGCAGGTGGTTATCCTGCACAGCTCCGGATCGCCACTCTGGTGGGGACGCACCCAAGACAAATCAGGGGCGGCGCAGACCACCTGGTTACAGGACTCGGACCTGTACGACTGGCCCGAAGAGCATATCCAGCACCCGGATCACCACCCCTATGCGGCCCTGGTAGATTTACTACGCCAGCGCGGCTGGACCTCTGGTCTTGGGGTTGAGATGGACAATTACTACTACTCCGCGGCCTCTCACAGGGTTTTGGAGCAAGCTTTTGGCCGTGATGAAATTGCTGATGCCACCGGGCTGGTGAACTGGCAGCGGGCGGTAAAGTCCGAGGCTGAACTGGCGATGATGCGCAAGGCGGGCCAGTTGACGGCGCAGATGCACGCAGTGTTGCGCGATGGGTTCCGCCCCGGCGTTGCCAAGAACCAGCTGGTGGCTGACGTCCAAGCCGCTGGCATCGCTGGGCTGCCAGGCCTGGCGGGTGACTACCCCGCCATTGCCCCCATTGCACCCTCCGGACTTGAAGCCTCGGCCGCACATATCACTTGGAATGACCGCCAGCTGGCTTTGGGCGAGGCGACGTATTTTGAGGTCTCAGGCTGTTATCATCGCTATCACTGCCCTGCCAGCCGCAGCCTGTATCTGGGCGAGCCTCCCGCCGATATCCGCCGCGCCGAGACCGCGGTTCTGACCGCCATCGAAGATACACTTGCAACCGCTCGTCCGGGAGTCACCTGTGAAGACGTCGCCGCCTGTGTCTATGAAAGCTTTGCCAAGGCCGGTTACGTGAAAGCCAATCGGACGGGCTATCCGGTGGGTCTTAGCTACCCGCCGGACTGGGGCGAACGCACCATGAGCCTGCGTCCCGGCGACACCACCCGGCTGCAGGCGGGCATGACATTTCACTTGATGCCCGGCCTGTGGACCGCCGATTGGGGGTTGGCGATCACCGAAACATTTGTGGTCACCCCTGAGGGTGGAAAGGCACTGGCCGATATCCCACGCGAGCTGGTTGTGAAATCCACCTGA
- a CDS encoding DNA-3-methyladenine glycosylase I gives MSNISTGPDGQTRCNWAGSAPEFLPYHDNEWGYPVGDNIRLFEKVCLESFQSGLSWRTILNKRENFRAAFDGFDYAKVALYTEADVDRLLQNAGIIRHRGKINAVINNAARALELEAEAGSLAAFFWSFEPDSETLPEPQTQTISPESVALSKALKKRGWKFVGPTTAFAFMQAMGLINDHARGCMCRDKAVEKRKLFTPPGA, from the coding sequence GTGAGCAATATTTCCACCGGCCCGGATGGCCAGACCCGCTGCAACTGGGCCGGTTCGGCGCCGGAATTCCTGCCGTACCATGACAATGAATGGGGCTATCCGGTCGGTGATAACATACGCCTGTTTGAAAAAGTCTGCCTGGAAAGTTTCCAGTCGGGCCTAAGCTGGCGCACCATCCTGAACAAACGCGAGAATTTCCGTGCGGCCTTTGATGGCTTCGACTATGCCAAAGTGGCGCTATACACCGAGGCGGATGTGGACCGTTTGCTGCAGAATGCCGGTATTATTCGCCATCGCGGCAAGATCAACGCCGTGATTAACAATGCTGCCCGCGCCCTGGAGCTTGAGGCCGAGGCGGGATCGCTGGCGGCGTTTTTCTGGAGCTTTGAGCCGGACTCCGAAACGCTGCCGGAACCGCAGACCCAGACCATCAGCCCCGAATCCGTGGCCCTGTCCAAGGCGTTGAAAAAACGGGGCTGGAAATTTGTCGGCCCCACCACCGCCTTTGCTTTTATGCAGGCGATGGGGCTGATCAATGATCACGCCAGGGGGTGCATGTGTCGCGACAAGGCTGTGGAGAAACGTAAACTGTTCACCCCTCCAGGCGCCTAG
- a CDS encoding nucleoside deaminase: MIFKSHMEQALSAARAAADRGEVPVGAVLIDPQGKVVAVEGNRTREYHDPTAHAEILTIRAACAAAGSERLADYDLYVTLEPCAMCAAAIAAARIGRVYYGASDPKSGGVAHGARVFSHAQAHHSPEVYDGIAEAEAEQMLKAFFAARR; this comes from the coding sequence ATGATTTTCAAATCTCATATGGAACAGGCGCTTAGCGCGGCGCGCGCAGCGGCTGATCGGGGCGAAGTCCCGGTGGGCGCGGTGCTGATCGACCCGCAAGGAAAGGTGGTTGCCGTTGAAGGTAATCGGACCCGCGAATATCACGATCCCACCGCCCACGCCGAGATCCTGACCATCCGCGCCGCCTGTGCCGCTGCCGGATCTGAACGTCTGGCCGACTATGATCTCTACGTCACGCTGGAACCCTGTGCCATGTGCGCCGCCGCCATCGCCGCCGCACGGATCGGGCGGGTCTACTATGGGGCGTCTGATCCAAAATCGGGTGGTGTGGCGCATGGGGCCCGGGTGTTCTCGCATGCTCAGGCGCATCACAGTCCCGAGGTCTATGACGGCATCGCCGAGGCCGAGGCGGAGCAGATGCTCAAGGCGTTCTTTGCCGCGCGACGTTAA
- a CDS encoding pseudouridine synthase has translation MTQSQTPPPGDRIAKVLARAGIASRREAERMINAGLVSVNGTVIDSPALNVTPQDRIIVDGKPVGDPEPARLWLYHKPSGLVTTNSDEKGRTTIFDRLPEDLPRVMTVGRLDINSEGLLLLTNDGGIKRQLELPSTGWLRKYRVRINGRPQESDFEPLRKGLVIDGEKFQPMQVTLDRQQGANAWLTIGIREGKNREIRRAIEDIGFTVNRLLRVSYGPFQLGQLKLGAVEEIRRKVMRDQLGLEAEPEPEKPKNTRRVVRKKPSTMAGRPGRPKPPEDDGRPSGRGYSSRGPDRSSGDGRPTGRTGGKPAGRTGGKPSTGKPARRPDGRSGGKPVGKNPRR, from the coding sequence ATGACCCAATCTCAGACCCCTCCGCCCGGCGACCGCATCGCCAAAGTTCTGGCCCGTGCCGGTATCGCCTCGCGTCGCGAGGCCGAACGCATGATCAATGCCGGTCTTGTCTCCGTCAATGGCACGGTGATCGATAGCCCGGCGCTGAACGTCACACCGCAGGACAGGATCATTGTCGACGGCAAACCCGTTGGCGACCCGGAACCGGCGCGTCTGTGGCTGTATCACAAGCCCAGCGGACTGGTGACCACCAACAGTGACGAAAAAGGTCGCACCACGATCTTTGACCGCCTGCCCGAGGATCTGCCCCGGGTGATGACTGTGGGTCGTTTGGACATCAACTCCGAAGGTCTGCTGCTGTTGACCAATGATGGCGGCATCAAGCGGCAACTGGAACTGCCATCAACCGGATGGCTGCGCAAATACCGGGTGCGGATCAATGGCCGCCCTCAGGAAAGCGACTTCGAGCCCCTGCGCAAGGGTCTGGTGATCGATGGTGAAAAGTTCCAGCCGATGCAGGTGACGCTGGACCGCCAGCAGGGCGCCAACGCCTGGCTGACCATTGGCATTCGCGAAGGCAAGAACCGCGAAATCCGTCGTGCCATCGAAGACATCGGCTTTACCGTGAACCGGCTGCTGCGGGTCTCGTATGGGCCATTCCAGCTGGGACAGTTGAAGCTGGGTGCGGTTGAAGAAATCCGCCGCAAGGTGATGCGCGATCAGCTGGGACTTGAGGCCGAGCCAGAGCCGGAAAAGCCCAAGAACACAAGACGCGTGGTGCGTAAGAAGCCCAGCACCATGGCAGGCAGACCAGGGCGACCTAAACCCCCCGAGGACGACGGCCGCCCATCGGGTCGCGGCTATTCCAGCAGAGGGCCAGATCGCTCCTCCGGCGATGGCCGACCCACAGGTCGCACAGGTGGCAAACCCGCAGGCC